From Paenibacillus sp. V4I7, one genomic window encodes:
- a CDS encoding sulfatase, with protein sequence MTTKLPNLLLLGIDSLRRDHMSGYGYHRLTTPHIDRYSQGGVLFEQHFSPSIPTTPGYASMLTGMDCFGTDVVALRHGGAVGDHVKMLSELLEEEGYNTTCIGFTGNPSARGFQTYLDFEGWGADETGRSPKADNLNRVAIPEMKRLKEEGKPFFLFLRHMDPHSPYLPPKPFERMFYDGNECDPDNHSLDELYAFKPFADYFSSWFPEGCTDSTYIDAQYDGAVAYMDAGIQSIFTALNTLGIEDETLVVITSDHGETLNEHDCYYDHHGLYETNLRIPLILRFPGKLPAGKRVSSSTQIKDVMPTIVELLGLDCDISFDGRSLLPLVRDEERDRVPESEMYITECTWMRKHGWRTPEWKLIVALEPDLHFKPPVELYNLIRDPDELHNVVDEEPDIAALLMQRLEAHIAKREKETGRENPIYTNVNWHGLGCGPFQSSQQAFDSMHIGSPKSAKSLQMKDEDAVDEAEYEAEAETEVGTEEVEADSTC encoded by the coding sequence ATGACAACAAAATTGCCGAATTTATTGTTGTTAGGTATAGATAGCTTACGCAGGGATCATATGAGCGGCTATGGCTATCATAGGCTGACAACTCCGCATATTGATCGATATAGTCAGGGCGGTGTGTTGTTTGAACAGCACTTCTCCCCAAGCATCCCAACAACGCCGGGGTATGCCTCTATGCTCACGGGAATGGATTGTTTCGGGACCGATGTTGTTGCTCTGCGGCATGGTGGTGCCGTTGGCGATCATGTGAAAATGCTCTCCGAGCTGCTGGAAGAGGAGGGCTACAATACAACTTGCATTGGATTCACGGGGAATCCTTCCGCGCGGGGATTTCAGACCTATTTGGATTTCGAAGGCTGGGGCGCTGATGAAACGGGCCGAAGTCCCAAGGCCGATAATTTGAACCGTGTCGCCATCCCGGAAATGAAGCGTCTTAAGGAAGAGGGGAAGCCATTTTTCCTTTTTCTACGTCATATGGATCCGCATTCCCCCTATTTGCCGCCAAAGCCGTTTGAACGGATGTTTTATGACGGCAATGAGTGTGATCCCGATAATCATTCTTTGGATGAGCTGTATGCCTTTAAGCCATTTGCTGATTATTTCAGTTCTTGGTTTCCTGAAGGCTGCACGGACAGCACTTATATCGATGCACAATATGATGGCGCTGTAGCTTATATGGATGCGGGCATTCAGTCGATTTTTACGGCGCTTAACACGCTGGGGATTGAAGACGAAACGCTTGTTGTCATCACGTCGGACCATGGTGAAACGCTCAATGAACATGATTGCTACTATGATCATCATGGCTTATATGAAACCAATTTACGTATCCCGTTGATTCTGAGATTTCCAGGCAAGCTCCCGGCAGGAAAGCGTGTGTCCAGTTCCACGCAAATCAAAGATGTGATGCCGACCATTGTTGAACTCCTGGGACTAGATTGTGACATTTCTTTTGATGGCCGCAGCTTATTGCCATTAGTTCGGGATGAGGAGCGGGATCGCGTACCCGAAAGTGAAATGTATATCACCGAGTGCACGTGGATGCGTAAGCATGGCTGGCGGACACCGGAATGGAAGCTGATCGTGGCACTGGAGCCGGATCTTCATTTCAAGCCGCCGGTTGAGCTGTATAATCTGATTCGTGATCCTGATGAGCTGCACAATGTGGTCGATGAAGAGCCAGACATAGCTGCCTTGCTGATGCAGCGCTTGGAGGCTCATATCGCGAAGCGGGAGAAAGAGACGGGCCGAGAGAATCCGATCTACACAAATGTGAACTGGCATGGACTCGGTTGCGGTCCGTTTCAATCGTCGCAGCAAGCCTTCGATTCCATGCATATTGGTTCTCCGAAGTCGGCGAAATCACTGCAAATGAAGGATGAAGACGCAGTTGACGAAGCCGAATATGAAGCGGAAGCAGAAACAGAAGTAGGCACTGAAGAAGTAGAAGCGGATTCAACATGCTGA
- a CDS encoding sugar phosphate isomerase/epimerase has translation MIQIGINSVLFKDFDFATAAQHIKLCGFDGVEISAIKGMCEHLELDRWREQAAEIKQIAADHGLKLLSMEVAELSETRLPLAFEAAAELGIPVVNVGPGGKSDVEEDLLFTIEKLGRMSKLAGEYGVTLCVKAHVGGSIYNTPTSLIAIEAIAAPSFGIDMDPSHIYRAGENPEAALPAVISRVRHIHIRDCSGRQAGPGTIDKQACGRGDIDLIGYCKVLTDNGYEGPVCLEVIGANGHSLAQVSIVAAESYGYLNAVLRSFGAR, from the coding sequence ATGATCCAGATAGGTATTAATTCCGTGTTATTTAAGGATTTTGATTTCGCGACAGCTGCGCAGCATATCAAGCTTTGCGGGTTTGACGGTGTTGAAATATCGGCGATCAAAGGCATGTGCGAGCATCTTGAGTTGGATCGGTGGCGTGAACAAGCAGCAGAGATCAAGCAGATTGCCGCGGATCATGGGCTCAAGCTGCTTTCGATGGAAGTCGCCGAGCTTAGTGAAACACGACTTCCTCTCGCGTTCGAAGCGGCTGCTGAATTAGGTATTCCGGTTGTTAATGTGGGTCCTGGCGGCAAATCGGATGTCGAAGAGGATCTATTATTCACGATTGAAAAGCTGGGCCGGATGTCAAAGCTGGCGGGGGAATATGGCGTTACATTGTGTGTTAAAGCTCACGTGGGCGGCTCAATTTATAACACCCCAACCTCGTTAATAGCGATAGAAGCGATTGCTGCACCATCTTTCGGCATCGATATGGACCCCAGTCATATTTATCGTGCCGGTGAGAATCCTGAAGCCGCACTGCCAGCCGTGATATCACGCGTTCGGCATATTCATATCCGGGATTGCAGCGGTAGGCAAGCGGGTCCGGGAACCATCGACAAGCAGGCCTGTGGGCGCGGTGACATTGATCTTATTGGCTATTGCAAAGTACTCACGGATAACGGCTATGAGGGGCCGGTTTGTTTGGAAGTCATCGGAGCGAATGGTCATTCGCTCGCGCAAGTATCGATTGTCGCAGCTGAAAGTTACGGCTACTTGAATGCGGTTCTACGTTCTTTTGGGGCGCGATAA
- a CDS encoding Gfo/Idh/MocA family protein translates to MTLKVGVVGIGNIGTIHAKVYKEHAKTELVAVCDIIKEKADAAAVKYGCRAFYSVQDMLSSGIHLDACSMATKGEENGGEHYQPTMELLAANIPVLGEKPISNRIDEGERMVALAKERQLPFAVNLNHRFTPAALRAKEWVEEGRLGQLHMINMKMWINNPVETSPWFHLRALHPHSFDVIRYFCGDVKRVAAFMMKGEGRKIWSNAQVMLEFENGAIGNLVGSYDAGASYGLERCEVVGSKGRFVLDDACELLTFYPRHSIATESYTYLGGMRNFNETFKSRISDWIEQLDAKVPYDQINGSGEEALKAQTIIEAAIRSFETSSIVEL, encoded by the coding sequence ATGACGTTAAAAGTCGGAGTAGTCGGAATCGGTAATATCGGGACGATCCACGCTAAAGTGTATAAAGAACATGCCAAGACAGAGCTTGTAGCGGTTTGTGACATTATCAAAGAGAAAGCTGATGCGGCAGCGGTCAAATACGGCTGCCGAGCATTTTACAGTGTGCAGGATATGCTGAGCAGCGGCATCCATTTGGATGCTTGCTCCATGGCTACCAAAGGGGAGGAGAATGGCGGCGAGCACTACCAGCCAACGATGGAGCTGTTAGCGGCGAACATTCCTGTTCTGGGTGAGAAGCCTATTTCCAATCGGATCGACGAAGGGGAGCGGATGGTGGCGCTTGCCAAGGAGAGACAGCTGCCTTTTGCAGTGAATCTGAATCATCGTTTTACACCGGCAGCCCTTCGCGCCAAAGAATGGGTGGAGGAAGGCCGTCTTGGTCAATTGCATATGATCAATATGAAAATGTGGATTAATAACCCGGTAGAAACGTCCCCATGGTTTCATCTGCGTGCGCTTCATCCGCACTCATTTGACGTGATTCGATATTTCTGTGGGGACGTGAAGCGGGTAGCCGCCTTCATGATGAAGGGCGAAGGCAGGAAAATCTGGTCCAATGCGCAGGTTATGCTGGAGTTTGAAAATGGTGCAATTGGCAACCTAGTCGGCAGCTACGATGCTGGGGCAAGCTACGGTTTGGAGCGATGCGAAGTTGTTGGATCCAAGGGGCGGTTTGTGCTCGATGATGCTTGCGAGCTGTTGACGTTCTATCCCCGCCACAGTATTGCAACGGAAAGCTACACTTACCTGGGAGGTATGCGTAATTTCAATGAAACGTTCAAAAGCCGCATCAGCGATTGGATTGAGCAGCTTGATGCGAAGGTGCCTTATGATCAAATCAATGGTTCGGGTGAAGAAGCGCTGAAGGCGCAAACGATTATCGAGGCAGCCATACGTTCATTCGAAACATCCAGCATTGTTGAACTTTAG
- a CDS encoding AraC family transcriptional regulator: protein MVNQLRQSQFMNDKRIPFTIGRCFHDQDNTPSSHSHDFIELVYLVSGQAEHLFEGESYLIQGGDVFIINPGEVHTYRTKPDEHIEIINCLFTPELIHESLLKELGVSQSMDYYYVHPFLNPRERFHHRLNLSGLASIPVLSLLEMMITEWEQHRPGYLTIVKLQMLELLILLSRCYADVKNKEKKGSQRSGNHTILVRRMTGFLERHFDKKMTIPALSELFNISSRQLNRVFKQETNQTVMERIHEIRIERAKQYLAEGDEKVIYIAHRVGYEDPAFFTHLFRRKVGCSPGQYRELHK, encoded by the coding sequence ATGGTCAATCAATTGCGGCAGAGTCAATTTATGAATGATAAGCGAATCCCGTTCACCATCGGTCGCTGTTTTCATGATCAAGACAATACCCCGTCGAGCCATTCACACGACTTTATTGAACTTGTTTATCTTGTCAGCGGCCAAGCAGAGCATTTGTTTGAAGGCGAATCGTACCTCATTCAAGGGGGAGATGTGTTTATTATTAATCCCGGAGAAGTTCATACTTACCGAACGAAACCGGATGAGCACATCGAGATTATAAATTGTTTATTCACCCCTGAGCTCATTCATGAGTCACTGCTAAAGGAGTTAGGTGTGTCACAGTCCATGGACTACTACTATGTACACCCTTTTTTGAATCCGCGAGAACGCTTTCATCATCGTTTGAATTTGAGTGGTTTGGCATCCATTCCTGTACTTTCCCTGCTTGAGATGATGATTACCGAGTGGGAGCAGCACCGTCCGGGATACTTAACGATCGTTAAGCTGCAAATGCTGGAGCTGCTCATTTTGTTGTCGCGCTGCTACGCAGATGTGAAGAACAAGGAAAAAAAGGGTTCGCAACGATCAGGTAATCATACGATTCTTGTCCGTCGGATGACCGGATTTTTGGAGCGCCATTTTGATAAAAAAATGACCATTCCAGCTCTGTCTGAGCTGTTTAACATCAGCAGCCGTCAGTTAAATCGGGTATTCAAACAGGAAACTAACCAGACGGTGATGGAGCGTATTCACGAAATTCGCATCGAACGTGCCAAACAGTATTTGGCAGAAGGTGATGAGAAGGTGATTTATATTGCTCACCGTGTAGGCTATGAGGACCCCGCCTTTTTCACCCATTTATTTCGGCGGAAGGTTGGTTGTTCGCCTGGTCAGTATCGAGAGTTACATAAGTAA
- a CDS encoding DeoR/GlpR family DNA-binding transcription regulator — protein sequence MLVAERVQHILRLVNERGSMRVTELSQLCRVTEETIRRDLDRLESEGRLLRSYGGAIRLQQQTSETSYQLRETIHVKEKQRISVEAVKYVEPNDRIVLDASSTTWHMAAQLPDIPLTVITNSLKVALVLSEKKNVSVISTGGILVPNSLSFVGPLTEQALDEYHVNKAFVSCKGVHMERGVSESNEMQARVKRKMVGMAEQVFVLADYSKFDMQAFTMIGSWNQIHHLITDEQTSSDHVQLLQRKFINVIQLQKE from the coding sequence ATGCTAGTCGCGGAAAGGGTTCAGCACATTCTACGGCTGGTTAACGAGCGGGGAAGTATGCGCGTCACTGAACTCAGCCAATTGTGCCGGGTAACCGAAGAAACGATCCGACGTGATCTGGATCGCTTGGAGAGCGAAGGGCGCCTGCTGCGCAGCTATGGCGGAGCGATCCGCCTTCAGCAGCAAACATCGGAGACGTCGTACCAGCTGCGAGAAACGATTCATGTGAAAGAAAAGCAGCGTATTTCCGTAGAAGCCGTCAAATATGTGGAACCGAATGATCGCATCGTGCTTGACGCAAGTTCTACGACATGGCATATGGCGGCCCAGCTTCCCGATATTCCGCTCACCGTTATTACCAACTCTTTGAAAGTAGCCCTGGTCCTTAGTGAGAAGAAAAATGTGAGCGTCATCAGCACAGGAGGCATCCTTGTGCCTAATTCACTTTCCTTCGTAGGACCGCTTACGGAGCAAGCTTTGGATGAATACCACGTTAACAAAGCGTTTGTTTCCTGTAAAGGTGTTCATATGGAGCGGGGTGTTAGTGAATCCAATGAAATGCAAGCTCGGGTTAAAAGAAAAATGGTCGGCATGGCTGAGCAAGTATTCGTCCTCGCCGATTACAGTAAATTCGATATGCAGGCTTTTACAATGATAGGCTCTTGGAATCAAATCCATCATCTCATCACCGACGAGCAAACATCTTCTGATCACGTGCAGCTGCTGCAGCGTAAATTCATAAATGTCATTCAATTGCAGAAGGAGTAA
- a CDS encoding sugar phosphate isomerase/epimerase, with amino-acid sequence MDIGVVSRSFPQLTNEEVAALLAGSGFKWTELCFSQTDSNYWRYNGRSDLSDLTDERSREIIETYRKYGVEVASIGVFTNLLETDDAELEENLTYFERHMQIAALNSVPVVATECGFIPGKRGIQAESYEKDFERLLLQVRWLGERAGHYGIKLALEPCVLDVVPSAKRTADFLAQVGSPHVQVLLDPANLIANNSEEEMFRYLAPHLAYFHGKDRKVNDTYGRCVGDGDIDWAKLLNLYHEHTEGVPFILEYVNIQNFCDIRDRVLAFDQSR; translated from the coding sequence ATGGATATAGGTGTCGTTTCACGCAGCTTTCCGCAATTAACGAACGAAGAAGTGGCGGCTTTACTTGCAGGTAGCGGATTCAAATGGACGGAGCTTTGCTTCTCGCAGACGGATTCCAACTATTGGCGATACAATGGGCGGAGTGATCTGAGCGACCTAACGGATGAGCGAAGCCGTGAAATTATAGAAACGTACCGGAAGTATGGTGTTGAAGTTGCATCTATCGGTGTTTTTACGAATTTGCTGGAAACGGATGACGCTGAGTTGGAAGAGAATTTGACATATTTTGAACGACATATGCAAATTGCTGCTTTAAACAGTGTGCCGGTTGTTGCTACGGAGTGTGGTTTTATTCCGGGTAAACGCGGTATACAAGCGGAGTCCTATGAAAAGGATTTCGAGCGACTACTGCTTCAAGTGAGGTGGCTTGGGGAACGGGCTGGACATTATGGTATCAAGCTTGCGCTTGAGCCATGTGTCTTGGACGTGGTTCCGAGTGCGAAACGAACGGCTGATTTTCTGGCGCAGGTAGGATCCCCGCATGTTCAAGTGCTGCTGGATCCGGCTAATTTAATTGCCAATAACTCCGAAGAGGAAATGTTCCGTTACTTGGCGCCGCATCTTGCCTATTTCCATGGGAAAGACCGAAAAGTCAATGATACCTATGGTCGTTGTGTCGGAGACGGCGATATTGATTGGGCTAAGCTGCTGAATTTGTATCATGAACATACCGAAGGCGTTCCGTTCATTTTGGAGTATGTAAACATCCAGAATTTCTGCGATATTCGTGATCGGGTGCTTGCTTTTGATCAATCCCGCTAA
- a CDS encoding ABC transporter ATP-binding protein, producing MSVQTDELILDVRYMRKYFPIKKGFLQKNVGYVKAVDDVQFHIRPGETFGLVGESGCGKTTLGRCILRAIEPTAGSVLFRNRQGSMQDVLQLDAKELRAIRRDMQLIFQDPYSSLNPRMTVLNIIAEPLICNGMAHGAQLKERVADLMEMVGLNSRHLERYPHAFSGGQRQRIGIARALATEPKFIVCDEAVSALDVSVQAQIINLLQDLQEKLHLAYLFISHDLGVIQHISNRVGVMYVGKMVETAATVDLFATPKHPYTEALLSAKPVPDPRKKSNRIILSGEVANPANPPSGCYFHPRCSYAKDICKMQSPELKQVGEGHFAACHFAGELELRGAATI from the coding sequence ATGAGCGTTCAAACCGATGAACTCATCCTGGATGTCCGTTATATGCGGAAATATTTTCCGATTAAAAAGGGATTTCTGCAAAAAAACGTTGGCTACGTCAAAGCTGTCGATGATGTTCAGTTCCATATTCGACCTGGAGAAACGTTCGGCCTGGTTGGCGAATCAGGCTGTGGGAAGACGACGCTTGGACGCTGTATTCTCAGGGCCATTGAACCGACAGCGGGCTCCGTCTTATTCCGAAATCGTCAGGGAAGCATGCAGGATGTCTTGCAGCTGGATGCTAAGGAGTTACGTGCGATAAGGCGGGATATGCAGTTGATCTTTCAAGATCCCTACTCCTCACTGAATCCTCGGATGACGGTGCTCAACATCATTGCTGAACCTCTAATCTGCAATGGCATGGCTCATGGTGCCCAACTGAAAGAGCGCGTTGCTGATCTTATGGAAATGGTTGGCTTAAATAGTCGGCATCTTGAACGGTATCCACATGCTTTCAGTGGAGGACAAAGGCAGCGTATCGGCATTGCGAGAGCCTTGGCAACGGAGCCCAAGTTCATTGTTTGCGATGAGGCCGTATCCGCTCTGGATGTATCTGTGCAGGCGCAAATTATTAATTTGCTGCAGGATTTGCAGGAAAAGCTGCATTTAGCTTATCTGTTTATCTCTCATGACCTAGGCGTTATTCAACATATTTCAAACCGAGTCGGGGTCATGTATGTGGGGAAAATGGTGGAGACCGCAGCGACGGTGGACTTGTTCGCAACACCGAAGCATCCGTATACAGAAGCACTGCTTTCTGCCAAGCCGGTACCGGATCCGCGTAAGAAGTCCAATCGCATTATCCTCTCCGGAGAGGTTGCAAATCCGGCAAACCCACCATCGGGGTGCTATTTCCATCCAAGATGCTCCTATGCGAAGGACATATGCAAGATGCAGTCCCCGGAGCTGAAACAGGTAGGTGAAGGACACTTCGCCGCATGTCATTTTGCAGGGGAGCTTGAGCTTAGGGGGGCAGCCACAATATGA
- a CDS encoding ABC transporter ATP-binding protein produces the protein MSERDTVIMELKDVKVHFHLDEGVLKAVDGIDLQIKRGKTLGIVGESGCGKSVTSQAMLRIVPKPGEVKGEIKLFRGRTADLKDEAIDLAMLDPRGKEIRTIRGDEIAMIFQEPMKAFSPIHTIGNQIMEAILLHVTEDKQEAYRLAVDILKKVGMSNPEQRLSEYPHQLSGGMRQRAMIAMALSCNPSILIADEPTTALDVTVQAQVLQLINDLKANHDTSIIFITHDLGVIAEMSDEVAVMYLGKIVEYTDVDSLFHNPQHPYTKALLNSIPAIGRTNKRLESIEGTVPFPMNLPKGCGFYSRCKQAVDGVCNVADIPLVQVKKNHAVRCLMVEAETKEAEVVS, from the coding sequence ATGTCAGAACGAGATACCGTCATCATGGAATTGAAGGATGTGAAAGTTCACTTCCATTTGGATGAAGGAGTACTGAAAGCCGTGGACGGAATCGATTTGCAAATTAAGCGTGGCAAAACGCTCGGCATCGTTGGGGAAAGCGGTTGCGGCAAAAGCGTGACCTCACAGGCGATGCTTCGCATAGTGCCGAAGCCGGGTGAAGTGAAAGGTGAGATCAAGCTGTTCCGAGGCAGAACCGCCGATTTAAAGGATGAAGCCATAGATTTGGCGATGCTTGATCCGCGTGGTAAGGAAATTCGGACTATTCGGGGCGACGAGATCGCTATGATCTTTCAAGAACCGATGAAGGCTTTCTCCCCCATCCATACGATTGGTAATCAAATCATGGAAGCGATTCTGCTTCATGTGACGGAGGATAAACAGGAAGCATACCGTCTGGCGGTGGACATCTTGAAGAAGGTCGGGATGTCGAATCCCGAGCAGCGGCTCAGCGAGTATCCTCATCAGCTATCAGGCGGGATGCGGCAGCGGGCTATGATTGCTATGGCCTTGTCCTGCAATCCATCGATTCTCATTGCAGATGAACCGACAACCGCCTTGGATGTCACGGTCCAAGCGCAGGTTCTGCAGCTCATTAACGATCTGAAGGCCAATCACGACACCTCCATTATTTTCATCACACATGATCTTGGGGTGATTGCCGAAATGTCGGATGAAGTCGCGGTTATGTACTTAGGCAAAATCGTAGAGTATACCGATGTGGACTCCTTATTTCATAATCCGCAGCATCCGTATACCAAAGCACTGCTGAACTCCATCCCTGCGATTGGCAGGACGAATAAAAGGCTGGAGTCCATTGAGGGAACTGTTCCATTTCCGATGAATTTGCCTAAGGGATGCGGCTTCTATTCCCGCTGTAAGCAGGCTGTTGACGGTGTTTGTAACGTCGCTGACATCCCTCTTGTGCAGGTTAAGAAGAATCATGCAGTTCGCTGCTTAATGGTTGAAGCGGAGACTAAAGAAGCCGAGGTGGTCTCATGA
- a CDS encoding ABC transporter permease yields the protein MSGKTTLANRLFRRTKINRQNRMGADNQYEVASQWQLMWWKFIKHKMAVFSAIILSIFYLVAIFCEFLAPTLQEARYTEYKNAAPQSIHFVDPNKGFQLRPFVYGMTEKVDPKTFKRTFSEDQQKKYEIYFFTKGEAYKLWGLIPMDRHLFGLKNPNDALILMGTDKLGHDLLSRIIYGARISLSFGLLGIVVTLFLGLLLGGISGYLGGVTDTIIQRTIDLLICIPTIPLWMALTAALPRDWSALQTYFGLIIIFSIIGWTGLARVVRGKILSLREEDFTMAARLAGAGDFRIIRKHLLPSFASYIIVNVTLSIPGTILGETALSFLGIGLQAPVVSWGVLLQDAQNLQTLAHHPWLLWPAAFIIMTVLMFNFLGDGLRDAADPYK from the coding sequence ATGAGTGGCAAGACTACGCTTGCGAACCGGTTGTTCCGCAGGACCAAAATCAATAGACAAAACAGGATGGGTGCTGATAATCAATATGAAGTAGCTTCACAATGGCAATTAATGTGGTGGAAATTTATTAAGCATAAAATGGCGGTATTCTCGGCCATCATACTTTCGATTTTTTATTTAGTAGCGATTTTCTGTGAGTTTTTGGCGCCCACGCTGCAAGAAGCTAGGTACACCGAATATAAGAATGCGGCCCCGCAAAGTATTCATTTTGTAGATCCGAACAAGGGCTTTCAGCTAAGGCCTTTCGTGTACGGGATGACAGAGAAGGTCGATCCCAAAACCTTTAAGCGTACCTTTTCCGAAGATCAGCAGAAGAAATACGAGATTTATTTCTTTACGAAAGGTGAAGCGTATAAGCTGTGGGGACTCATTCCCATGGATCGACACTTGTTTGGACTGAAGAATCCGAACGATGCGCTTATTCTGATGGGTACGGATAAGCTGGGGCATGACCTATTATCACGGATCATATACGGAGCACGTATATCCTTGTCGTTCGGTTTGTTAGGTATTGTGGTGACGCTCTTCCTAGGTTTATTGCTAGGGGGAATATCCGGTTACTTGGGAGGCGTTACAGATACAATTATTCAGCGAACGATAGATTTACTGATATGTATCCCCACGATACCGCTTTGGATGGCGCTGACAGCTGCCTTACCGAGAGATTGGTCAGCGCTGCAAACTTATTTTGGCTTGATTATCATCTTCTCCATCATTGGCTGGACAGGACTTGCCCGTGTAGTTCGGGGAAAAATATTGTCCCTCCGCGAGGAAGACTTCACGATGGCTGCCAGACTGGCAGGAGCAGGTGATTTCCGCATCATTCGCAAGCATTTACTGCCCTCATTCGCCAGTTACATCATTGTGAACGTCACGCTTTCCATTCCCGGCACTATTTTAGGAGAAACGGCGCTAAGCTTCCTCGGTATTGGTCTTCAAGCTCCCGTTGTAAGCTGGGGTGTGCTGCTGCAGGATGCGCAAAACTTACAAACACTAGCCCATCATCCATGGCTGCTATGGCCTGCTGCTTTCATTATCATGACGGTTTTAATGTTTAATTTCCTTGGAGACGGACTGCGGGATGCTGCGGACCCTTACAAATAG
- a CDS encoding ABC transporter permease, with protein sequence MLNYISYRVLQLIPLLIAISIIVFVIIQLPPGDFLTQYIAQMKLAGTEVSESTVITLQQEYGLDKSLIFQYIIWMKNILIHGDLGRSFQWNQPVADVIGPRLALTVIISLICLVFVWVIAIPIGIYSATHQYSVLDYVFTFIGFIGLAMPGFLIALIIVYFIFAQTGVSITGLFSPEFVDAPWNMAKVMNMLPRLIIPVVVIGMSGTASLIRVTRGMLLDELSKQYVITARAKGVPEGKLLFKYPVRLAINPLISTIGWTLPALISGEAIVSIVLNLQTTGPMLLKALMFQDIYLTGSFLLILSVMTVIGTLLSDILLAFVDPRIRFGGVGE encoded by the coding sequence ATGCTGAATTATATCTCCTACCGTGTGCTGCAGCTCATCCCGCTGCTTATCGCTATCAGCATTATTGTTTTTGTGATTATTCAGCTTCCCCCCGGGGATTTCCTAACGCAATATATTGCTCAAATGAAGTTAGCGGGTACGGAGGTTTCAGAGAGTACAGTGATTACCCTTCAACAGGAATATGGCTTAGATAAATCATTAATTTTTCAGTACATCATCTGGATGAAAAATATTTTGATTCACGGTGATTTAGGTCGATCCTTCCAATGGAATCAGCCAGTTGCTGATGTCATTGGCCCAAGACTGGCGTTGACAGTCATCATATCGCTCATTTGCCTTGTATTCGTGTGGGTTATAGCTATTCCGATCGGTATTTATTCGGCCACACACCAATATTCGGTACTTGACTATGTGTTTACCTTTATAGGTTTTATCGGCCTTGCAATGCCTGGCTTCCTAATTGCATTGATCATCGTGTATTTCATCTTCGCTCAGACAGGTGTTTCCATCACAGGGCTATTCTCTCCTGAGTTTGTTGATGCACCGTGGAATATGGCTAAAGTCATGAATATGCTGCCCAGACTCATTATCCCGGTTGTTGTTATTGGGATGTCGGGAACAGCCTCACTGATCCGGGTCACACGTGGAATGCTGCTGGATGAGTTATCGAAGCAGTATGTGATTACGGCTAGAGCCAAAGGCGTACCTGAGGGGAAGCTGTTGTTCAAATACCCCGTTCGCTTAGCCATAAATCCACTGATCTCTACCATTGGTTGGACATTACCGGCACTTATTTCCGGTGAAGCAATTGTATCCATTGTACTTAATCTACAAACAACAGGACCGATGCTCCTCAAAGCCTTAATGTTCCAAGACATTTATTTAACGGGAAGCTTCCTGTTAATTCTTAGTGTCATGACGGTCATTGGGACACTGCTATCGGATATTTTGCTTGCTTTCGTCGACCCTAGAATACGCTTCGGGGGTGTTGGAGAATGA